In one window of Dyella thiooxydans DNA:
- a CDS encoding c-type cytochrome, translating into MSFRLADFRHAVLGATAALIFALSASAVTAQEAKPATAASAAPAAASAPASAPAASAEVKPGDATAGQGKAAVCGACHGMDGNSADPQYPKLAGQHESYIARQLTSFKAGKRQNPIMLGMATPLSEQDMHDIGAYFASQTVRPGVADDAVVKQGETLYREGDPTRGIPACMACHLIDGRGNPGAIYPQLAGQHSQYVEATLKSWHDGTVWGTDAHAQIMPAIAKKLDAKDITALASYIEGLHPVDAGDTAATSAP; encoded by the coding sequence CTGCCAGTGCGGTGACCGCCCAGGAAGCCAAGCCCGCCACTGCGGCGAGCGCCGCTCCGGCAGCGGCCAGCGCCCCGGCCTCCGCTCCGGCGGCCAGCGCCGAGGTGAAGCCCGGTGACGCCACTGCGGGCCAGGGCAAGGCCGCCGTCTGCGGCGCCTGCCACGGCATGGACGGCAACTCCGCCGATCCGCAATACCCGAAGCTGGCCGGCCAGCACGAGTCGTACATCGCGCGCCAGCTGACCAGCTTCAAGGCGGGCAAGCGCCAGAACCCGATCATGCTCGGCATGGCCACGCCGCTGTCCGAGCAGGACATGCACGACATCGGCGCCTACTTCGCGTCCCAGACCGTGCGTCCGGGCGTCGCCGACGATGCGGTGGTCAAGCAGGGCGAGACGCTGTATCGCGAGGGCGATCCAACCCGCGGCATTCCCGCCTGCATGGCCTGCCACCTGATCGACGGCCGCGGCAACCCCGGCGCGATCTACCCGCAGCTCGCCGGCCAGCACTCGCAGTACGTCGAGGCCACGCTGAAGTCCTGGCACGACGGCACTGTCTGGGGTACCGACGCCCACGCGCAGATCATGCCGGCGATCGCGAAGAAGCTCGATGCCAAGGACATCACGGCGCTGGCCAGCTACATCGAGGGCCTGCACCCTGTAGATGCCGGCGACACGGCAGCCACCTCGGCTCCGTGA
- a CDS encoding thiol:disulfide interchange protein DsbA/DsbL produces MLKRLPFLCTALLALAACGHSNDSSTPATSSAPAPTAAPATSAPATTPATTGSAAATPAPAASAPASAATTAAAPAAPAKASAFVEDPKWVEGKSYFRIEPAQPKVSNTDKIEVAEVFSYACPSCNAFHPMVDQLAKSLPSDAVMAYLPVSFMPQENFPMFQRAFLTAQALGVADKANDAMYDAVWKTKELSSESASGQGLKPMSELPTLADAAKFYAKYGADPKEFLAVANSFSINTQVKRADELVKAYGVEGTPTIVIDGKYRIDLRAAGGYAQMVELAKYLVAKEAAGK; encoded by the coding sequence ATGCTGAAGCGTCTGCCGTTCCTGTGTACCGCCCTGCTCGCCCTGGCTGCCTGCGGCCATTCCAACGACAGCAGCACGCCGGCGACCTCCTCCGCTCCCGCGCCGACCGCGGCGCCTGCCACCTCGGCACCGGCGACGACACCGGCCACCACCGGCAGCGCAGCAGCGACCCCGGCACCCGCGGCCAGCGCGCCCGCCTCCGCCGCCACTACGGCTGCCGCGCCTGCCGCTCCGGCGAAAGCCAGCGCTTTCGTCGAGGATCCGAAGTGGGTGGAAGGCAAGAGCTACTTCCGCATCGAGCCGGCGCAGCCGAAGGTCTCCAACACCGACAAGATCGAGGTGGCCGAGGTGTTCTCCTATGCCTGCCCCTCGTGCAATGCCTTTCACCCGATGGTCGACCAGCTGGCCAAGAGCCTGCCCTCCGATGCGGTGATGGCCTACCTGCCGGTATCGTTCATGCCGCAGGAGAACTTCCCGATGTTCCAGCGCGCGTTCCTCACCGCGCAGGCGCTGGGCGTGGCCGACAAGGCCAATGACGCGATGTACGACGCGGTATGGAAGACCAAGGAGCTCAGCTCCGAGAGCGCCAGCGGCCAGGGCCTGAAGCCGATGTCCGAGCTGCCCACGCTGGCGGATGCGGCGAAGTTCTACGCGAAGTACGGCGCCGACCCGAAGGAATTCCTGGCAGTGGCCAACTCCTTCAGCATCAACACCCAGGTCAAGCGCGCCGACGAGCTGGTGAAGGCCTACGGCGTGGAAGGCACGCCGACCATCGTGATCGACGGCAAGTACCGCATCGACCTGCGCGCCGCCGGCGGCTACGCGCAGATGGTCGAACTGGCGAAGTACCTGGTGGCCAAGGAAGCGGCTGGCAAGTAA
- a CDS encoding thiol:disulfide interchange protein DsbA/DsbL: protein MLKHLSRVRLFALVGGLLLATACSAGSGQDPSAPYTDGVEYATIPGPAQRYSPEGKVEVVEVFSYGCIHCDHFAPYAEKLRQALPKGVVFKLVPAPFSAEWLPFARAFYAAKKLGVVDKTHLELFKEKFDQHYPMNTLDELADFYAREGVNRDEFLRIATSDAVTQQMKSDLALIQKWGVTGTPTIVVDGKYRSADVHNYDQLVALTQWLAKRELSAK from the coding sequence ATGCTCAAGCACCTTTCCCGTGTCCGACTGTTCGCCCTGGTCGGCGGCCTGCTGCTGGCCACCGCCTGCTCGGCCGGGTCGGGCCAGGATCCGTCGGCGCCGTACACCGACGGCGTCGAGTACGCCACGATCCCCGGCCCGGCGCAGCGCTACAGCCCGGAGGGCAAGGTCGAAGTGGTCGAGGTGTTCTCCTACGGCTGCATCCACTGCGACCACTTCGCCCCCTATGCCGAGAAGCTGCGCCAGGCGCTGCCCAAGGGCGTGGTGTTCAAGCTGGTGCCGGCGCCGTTCAGCGCCGAATGGCTGCCGTTCGCGCGCGCCTTCTACGCGGCGAAGAAGCTGGGCGTGGTCGACAAGACCCACCTGGAGCTTTTCAAGGAGAAGTTCGACCAGCACTACCCGATGAACACACTGGACGAACTGGCCGACTTCTACGCCCGCGAGGGTGTGAACCGCGATGAGTTCCTGCGCATCGCGACGTCGGATGCGGTCACGCAGCAGATGAAGAGCGACCTGGCGCTGATCCAGAAATGGGGCGTCACCGGCACGCCGACCATCGTGGTGGATGGCAAGTACCGCAGCGCCGACGTGCACAACTACGACCAGCTGGTGGCCCTCACCCAGTGGCTGGCCAAGCGCGAACTGTCCGCCAAGTAG
- a CDS encoding endonuclease/exonuclease/phosphatase family protein has translation MTGSAPPAPERRLRLLSCNILAGGSVQKYREYVTRSINAVLPGRSKLDNLDRLAELLPQFDVIGLQEADAGSLRSGFLNQTRYLAETAGMPFWSHQPNRPVAKLAHSANGLISRMEPHSVYDYPLPSRIPGRGAMLARFGEGDDALAVMIAHLSLSAPARARQLAFIGELLADFPHAVLMGDLNTEAHSTEMQHLFAKCRLQPPEQPTPTFPSWKPRRALDHILTSADIHLDKVWTLPQAFSDHLPIAAEVRLPAHVAPRLQRVRR, from the coding sequence ATGACCGGATCCGCCCCTCCTGCTCCCGAGCGTCGCCTGCGGCTGCTCAGCTGCAACATCCTCGCGGGCGGCAGCGTGCAGAAGTACCGTGAATACGTCACCCGCAGCATCAATGCGGTGCTGCCCGGCCGCAGCAAGCTGGACAACCTCGACCGCCTCGCCGAACTGCTGCCGCAGTTCGACGTGATCGGCCTGCAGGAAGCCGACGCAGGCAGCCTGCGATCGGGCTTCCTCAACCAGACGCGCTACCTCGCCGAGACCGCCGGCATGCCGTTCTGGAGCCACCAGCCGAACCGTCCGGTGGCCAAGCTCGCGCATTCGGCCAACGGACTGATCAGCCGGATGGAGCCGCACAGCGTCTACGACTACCCGCTGCCCAGCCGCATCCCCGGTCGCGGCGCCATGCTGGCGCGCTTCGGCGAAGGCGACGATGCGCTCGCCGTGATGATCGCGCATCTCTCGCTCAGCGCCCCGGCCCGTGCCAGGCAGTTGGCCTTCATCGGCGAACTGCTGGCCGATTTCCCGCACGCGGTGCTGATGGGCGACCTCAACACCGAGGCACACAGCACGGAAATGCAGCACCTGTTCGCCAAGTGCCGTCTGCAGCCACCGGAGCAGCCAACGCCCACCTTCCCCAGCTGGAAGCCGCGGCGGGCGCTCGACCACATTCTCACCTCCGCCGACATCCACCTCGACAAGGTCTGGACGCTGCCGCAGGCGTTCTCCGACCACCTGCCCATCGCCGCCGAGGTGCGTCTGCCCGCGCATGTGGCGCCTCGGCTGCAGAGGGTGCGACGCTGA
- a CDS encoding glycosyl hydrolase family 17 protein, whose amino-acid sequence MTSATTSSTRPHWPVWLGLWLAAAMGLWWWWAAGRPVALPDAPSARIACVSYSPYRREGQTPYDPATFISPQQIDADLRALSRRFDCVRTYSEGQGLDAVPAIAGRYGMKVLLGVWIGRDPAANEREIALAAAAARAHPEVLRGVIVGNEVLLRGEQSSAALAGYLRQARAVLPPAVPVTYADVWEFWLRHPELASSVDYITIHVLPYWEDDPVPPERAVQHVADVYARVRAAFPGKPVMIGETGWPSAGRPREAATASLVNEARYLREFLRYAATVQMPYNVIEAFDQAWKREQEGTVGGYWGIFDAHARPKFPMQGPVTEIPRWWLGPLAGLAMAGLFVMVGGSRRNWRGGRGWLALTGAGLGSGTALAWQVRQMIYACGPWWEWAVSLGACLLALGTALVLARALAAWLAGATALPAGAHLRFGWLFALAYYGLLLVFDGRYRDFPLGLFALPAVGYALLALLGRAAQAPSTREERFLGMLLLVLGAVVLVQELGLSPVAWLWFALNILLAAPGWFGRPRRIVHPHQ is encoded by the coding sequence ATGACCTCCGCGACCACGTCTTCGACGCGCCCGCACTGGCCGGTCTGGCTGGGGCTCTGGCTCGCCGCCGCGATGGGCCTGTGGTGGTGGTGGGCGGCCGGTCGGCCGGTGGCGCTGCCGGATGCGCCGTCCGCGCGCATCGCCTGCGTGTCCTACTCGCCGTATCGCCGCGAGGGGCAGACGCCGTATGACCCGGCGACCTTCATCTCGCCGCAGCAGATCGATGCCGACCTGCGGGCGCTGTCGCGCCGCTTCGACTGCGTGCGCACCTATTCCGAAGGCCAGGGCCTGGATGCCGTGCCGGCGATCGCCGGGCGCTACGGCATGAAGGTGCTGCTGGGCGTATGGATCGGTCGCGATCCCGCGGCCAACGAACGGGAGATCGCCCTGGCCGCGGCTGCGGCACGAGCCCATCCGGAGGTGTTGCGCGGGGTCATCGTCGGCAACGAGGTGCTGCTGCGCGGCGAGCAGTCGTCCGCGGCGCTGGCCGGCTACCTGCGCCAGGCGCGGGCGGTACTTCCGCCGGCCGTGCCGGTGACCTATGCCGATGTGTGGGAGTTCTGGCTGCGCCATCCGGAACTGGCCAGCTCGGTCGACTACATCACTATCCACGTGCTGCCTTACTGGGAGGACGATCCGGTACCGCCGGAGCGTGCCGTGCAGCATGTGGCCGACGTGTATGCACGGGTGCGCGCGGCGTTTCCCGGCAAGCCGGTGATGATCGGCGAAACCGGCTGGCCCAGTGCCGGCCGGCCTCGCGAGGCGGCCACGGCGAGCCTGGTCAACGAGGCGCGTTACCTGCGCGAATTCCTGCGCTATGCCGCCACGGTGCAGATGCCGTACAACGTGATCGAGGCTTTCGACCAGGCCTGGAAGCGCGAGCAGGAAGGCACGGTCGGCGGCTACTGGGGCATCTTCGACGCCCACGCACGGCCGAAATTTCCGATGCAGGGGCCGGTGACCGAGATCCCGCGCTGGTGGCTGGGCCCTCTGGCGGGGCTGGCGATGGCCGGACTGTTCGTCATGGTCGGCGGCTCGAGGCGCAACTGGCGCGGGGGGCGGGGCTGGCTGGCCCTGACCGGCGCGGGGCTCGGATCCGGCACGGCGCTGGCGTGGCAGGTAAGGCAGATGATCTATGCCTGTGGTCCCTGGTGGGAGTGGGCGGTCAGCCTCGGCGCCTGTCTGCTGGCGCTGGGCACCGCACTGGTGCTGGCCCGTGCACTGGCGGCATGGCTGGCCGGCGCGACGGCGCTACCAGCGGGCGCGCATCTGCGCTTCGGCTGGTTGTTCGCGCTGGCTTATTACGGCCTGCTGCTGGTGTTCGACGGCCGCTATCGCGACTTTCCGCTTGGCCTGTTTGCCCTGCCCGCGGTGGGCTACGCCCTGCTTGCGCTGCTCGGTCGTGCGGCGCAGGCCCCGTCCACGCGCGAGGAACGGTTCCTGGGAATGCTGCTGCTGGTGCTCGGGGCGGTGGTGCTGGTGCAGGAGCTGGGGCTCAGTCCAGTGGCCTGGTTATGGTTCGCTCTGAACATCCTGCTGGCCGCGCCGGGCTGGTTCGGCCGCCCACGCCGGATCGTTCACCCGCACCAGTAG
- a CDS encoding transglycosylase SLT domain-containing protein, translating into MHAARPPSRPFRLVPRLAALILLLAAAGSSDAAPNADTEREAFKQAYATAQLGGDAWRAQARGLQQYVLYPYLEAAALEHDLQQLDTARVQDYLKRYPGLIPADDLRRAYLGELARRQDWTGFMALYRDGLGDALACDELQARMAQGHRLDFDKDLAALWQKASLPNACEPVLQAAHDGGLLTPTRLWARIDRAVAAGAGGTIASLAAWLPPRDATAAQRLALALRDPATAVKEAMHWPDTPRHREAAALALRRLARRDTNAADAGWLHLQRRFHFSQSQRDDVLATLALFHATDFDEHSLQRLRELPVDAQTDATREWRVRVALARQDWRAVLQAIDALAPDQRQDGEWDYFKARALAALGHTRQADALYAELASEPTYFGFLAADRSNSPYAICPDSIGDDPAIARSLLAEPGMQRAFELYAVGLPRDARREWARALAGSSVATRREAALLANQRGWYDRAVFTFSSGDALRLYDLRFPLARQDHMVEQASQAGIDPAWAYAIARAESAWMSDARSGADARGLMQLLPATGAQVARDYGLPWAGGDSLYDPTTNVQLGTRYLAQMAQRFNGAPWLASAAYNAGPVKVDQWLDQRGTLPPDLFTATIPYKETREYVARVMAFSVIYDWRLTGRAVPLDARMTPIGQAYVPPGPGTVRKPVSCPATATAESPADGATVATPPSPGSS; encoded by the coding sequence ATGCACGCCGCCCGTCCCCCGTCGCGCCCGTTCCGCCTCGTTCCCCGCCTTGCCGCCCTGATCCTGCTCCTCGCCGCCGCCGGGAGCAGCGATGCGGCACCGAATGCCGACACCGAACGCGAGGCGTTCAAGCAGGCTTATGCGACTGCCCAGCTCGGCGGCGATGCCTGGCGCGCGCAGGCACGGGGACTGCAACAGTACGTGCTGTACCCCTATCTCGAAGCGGCTGCCCTCGAGCATGACCTGCAACAGCTCGACACCGCCCGCGTGCAGGACTACCTCAAGCGCTACCCCGGCCTGATTCCCGCCGACGACCTGCGCCGCGCCTACCTTGGCGAACTGGCGCGCCGGCAGGACTGGACCGGCTTCATGGCGCTGTACCGGGACGGCCTGGGCGACGCCCTGGCCTGCGACGAGCTGCAGGCGCGGATGGCGCAGGGGCATCGCCTGGACTTCGACAAGGACCTCGCCGCGCTGTGGCAGAAAGCCTCGCTGCCGAATGCCTGCGAGCCGGTGTTGCAGGCCGCGCACGATGGCGGCCTGCTCACGCCGACCCGGCTATGGGCGCGGATCGATCGCGCGGTGGCGGCGGGCGCCGGCGGCACCATCGCATCGCTGGCGGCCTGGCTGCCGCCGCGTGATGCCACCGCGGCACAACGCCTTGCGCTGGCCCTGCGCGACCCTGCCACGGCGGTGAAGGAAGCCATGCACTGGCCGGACACGCCACGTCATCGCGAGGCGGCGGCGCTGGCCCTGCGCCGGTTGGCGCGGCGCGATACCAACGCGGCCGATGCCGGCTGGCTGCATCTGCAGCGGCGCTTCCATTTCAGCCAGTCGCAACGCGACGACGTGCTGGCCACCCTGGCCCTGTTCCACGCCACCGACTTCGACGAGCACTCGCTGCAGCGACTGCGCGAGCTGCCGGTCGATGCACAGACCGACGCCACCCGCGAGTGGCGCGTGCGCGTGGCATTGGCCCGGCAGGACTGGCGCGCGGTGCTGCAGGCGATCGACGCGCTGGCGCCGGACCAGCGCCAGGATGGCGAATGGGACTACTTCAAGGCGCGCGCGCTGGCTGCGCTGGGACACACCCGCCAGGCCGATGCCCTGTACGCGGAGCTGGCCTCCGAGCCGACCTATTTCGGCTTTCTCGCTGCCGACCGCAGCAACAGCCCCTACGCGATCTGTCCGGATTCGATCGGTGACGACCCGGCGATCGCCCGCAGCCTGCTCGCCGAGCCCGGCATGCAGCGCGCGTTCGAGCTGTACGCCGTGGGCCTGCCCCGCGATGCGCGCCGCGAATGGGCGCGCGCGCTGGCCGGCAGCAGCGTGGCGACCCGGCGCGAAGCGGCCCTGCTGGCCAACCAGCGAGGCTGGTACGACCGTGCGGTGTTCACCTTCTCCAGCGGCGACGCGCTGCGCCTTTACGACCTGCGCTTCCCGCTGGCGCGCCAGGACCACATGGTCGAGCAGGCCTCGCAGGCCGGTATCGATCCGGCCTGGGCGTATGCAATCGCCCGCGCCGAGAGCGCGTGGATGAGCGACGCCCGCTCCGGTGCCGACGCGCGGGGCCTGATGCAACTGCTGCCGGCCACCGGCGCGCAGGTCGCCCGCGACTACGGCCTGCCCTGGGCCGGCGGCGATTCGCTGTACGACCCGACGACCAACGTGCAGCTGGGCACGCGCTACCTCGCACAGATGGCGCAACGCTTCAACGGCGCCCCCTGGCTGGCCAGCGCGGCCTACAACGCCGGCCCGGTGAAGGTCGACCAGTGGCTGGACCAGCGCGGCACGCTGCCGCCGGATCTGTTCACCGCCACCATTCCGTACAAGGAGACCCGTGAGTACGTGGCGCGGGTGATGGCATTCAGCGTGATCTACGACTGGCGACTGACCGGTCGCGCGGTACCGCTGGATGCGCGGATGACGCCGATCGGCCAGGCTTACGTACCGCCCGGCCCCGGTACGGTGCGCAAACCGGTCAGTTGTCCGGCCACCGCGACGGCGGAGTCGCCGGCCGATGGCGCCACGGTCGCGACACCGCCCAGCCCCGGCTCATCCTGA
- a CDS encoding complex I NDUFA9 subunit family protein, which yields MTVQALVVLGGTGFVGSHLLPRLARDGHRITVLTRNREQHRALAVTPGVRLVNADVHDMDRLRAAFAGADAVINLVGILNSQGRQTFQRVHVELTGKVIEACRAAGVARLHQMSSLKAGQGLSEYLKTRGEAEARVRQSGLDWTIYQPSVIFGDGDGLVGRFAKILKMTPVLPLARVQAKMAPTWVGDVVEAIARCVAGEAPSYPRSFELYGPEVLTLGAIVAAIRDAAGLHTRILPLPDALGRLQAQVAELLPGKPFSLDNFRSLRTDSVGKTDGYAALGIVPQPFTPWLPRLVGGLPRQRRLDAARRHAR from the coding sequence ATGACCGTCCAGGCCCTTGTCGTTCTCGGAGGCACCGGCTTCGTCGGCAGCCACCTGCTTCCCCGGCTCGCCCGTGACGGTCACCGCATCACCGTGCTGACGCGCAATCGGGAACAGCACCGTGCGCTCGCCGTGACGCCGGGCGTGCGACTGGTGAATGCCGACGTGCACGATATGGACCGATTGCGGGCCGCGTTCGCCGGTGCCGATGCGGTCATCAACCTGGTCGGCATCCTCAACAGCCAGGGGCGCCAGACCTTCCAGCGCGTGCACGTGGAACTGACCGGCAAGGTAATCGAAGCCTGCCGTGCGGCCGGCGTGGCACGCCTGCATCAGATGAGCTCGCTCAAGGCGGGCCAGGGGCTGAGCGAGTACCTGAAGACCCGCGGCGAAGCCGAGGCGCGGGTGCGCCAGTCCGGGCTGGACTGGACGATCTACCAGCCCAGCGTGATCTTCGGCGACGGCGACGGCCTGGTCGGTCGCTTCGCGAAGATCCTGAAGATGACGCCGGTGCTGCCGCTGGCCCGCGTGCAGGCGAAGATGGCGCCCACCTGGGTCGGCGACGTGGTCGAGGCGATCGCGCGCTGCGTCGCCGGCGAAGCGCCGTCGTACCCGCGCAGCTTCGAACTGTACGGACCGGAAGTGCTCACGCTGGGTGCGATTGTCGCCGCCATCCGCGATGCGGCCGGCCTGCACACACGGATACTGCCGCTGCCGGATGCGCTGGGCCGGCTGCAGGCGCAGGTGGCCGAGCTGCTGCCGGGCAAGCCGTTCTCGCTGGACAATTTCCGTTCGCTGCGCACCGACTCGGTCGGCAAGACCGATGGCTACGCCGCGCTGGGCATCGTGCCGCAGCCGTTCACGCCCTGGCTGCCGCGACTGGTCGGCGGCCTGCCGCGGCAGCGGCGGCTGGACGCTGCCCGCCGCCACGCGCGCTGA
- a CDS encoding trehalase family glycosidase, whose amino-acid sequence MKRRSLRPVLAAMLLLASTAVAAAQADPAATRAYIDKAWTTLTRATDDCASLVDPKVATEPVLYLPADVPMPPSLEATRHRCKVDVRRLPRVVTALGQIDARTLPVQGLLYLPHPYVVPGGMFNEMYGWDSYFIVLGLVADHHADLARGMVDNFLYEIDHYGGVLNANRSYYFSRSQPPFLGEMMRAVIDDPASFPDADAATAWLRKAYPLAVKDHAIWLGKPHQAGDTGLARYMDLGAGPVLEMRNADYLKGVIRYLEKHPAKNHGYLVRAPEHPDATEATRLKTRSCDLAASPVCADAWADGYRLSADYYAGDRAMRESGFDTNFHFGPYGAATHHYAAVGLNSLLYRYERDLHDFALRLGKPAEAAHWAALAAQRKAAMNKYLWRADRGLFMDYDTTTGQPSDDPYLTTFYPLWAGLATPAQAKSVRDHLALFERKGGLAMSGDASGAQWDQPFGWAPTNWLAVKGLDDYGFHDDARRIAAKFAGTVDRSLAADGTIREKYNMVSGNADVRITAGYTENVIGFGWTNGVWLKLHQLLDRAPAGKAETATVTP is encoded by the coding sequence GTGAAGCGTCGCAGTCTCCGCCCCGTCCTCGCCGCGATGCTGCTGCTGGCCAGCACCGCCGTCGCCGCCGCCCAGGCCGATCCGGCCGCGACCCGCGCCTATATCGACAAGGCCTGGACTACGCTGACCCGGGCCACCGACGACTGTGCGTCGCTGGTCGATCCGAAGGTGGCCACCGAGCCGGTGTTGTACCTGCCGGCCGACGTGCCGATGCCTCCCTCGCTCGAGGCTACCCGGCACCGTTGCAAGGTCGACGTGCGCCGCCTGCCGCGGGTGGTCACCGCGCTGGGCCAGATCGACGCGCGCACGCTGCCGGTGCAGGGCCTGCTGTACCTGCCGCATCCCTACGTGGTGCCGGGCGGCATGTTCAACGAGATGTACGGCTGGGACAGCTACTTCATCGTGCTGGGCCTGGTTGCCGATCACCATGCGGACCTGGCGCGCGGCATGGTCGACAACTTCCTCTACGAGATCGACCACTACGGCGGCGTGCTCAATGCCAACCGCAGCTACTACTTCAGCCGTTCGCAGCCGCCGTTCCTCGGCGAGATGATGCGTGCGGTAATCGACGACCCGGCCAGCTTCCCCGATGCGGATGCCGCCACCGCCTGGCTGCGCAAGGCCTATCCGCTGGCGGTGAAGGACCACGCGATCTGGCTGGGCAAACCGCATCAGGCCGGCGACACCGGCCTGGCGCGCTACATGGATCTCGGCGCCGGTCCGGTGCTGGAGATGCGCAACGCCGACTACCTGAAGGGCGTGATCCGCTACCTGGAGAAGCATCCGGCGAAGAACCACGGCTACCTGGTGAGGGCGCCGGAGCATCCGGATGCGACCGAAGCGACGCGCCTGAAGACCCGCAGCTGCGATCTTGCCGCTTCGCCCGTCTGTGCCGACGCCTGGGCCGACGGCTACCGCCTCAGCGCCGACTACTACGCCGGCGACCGCGCGATGCGCGAATCCGGCTTCGACACCAATTTCCACTTCGGTCCCTACGGTGCCGCCACCCACCACTACGCCGCGGTGGGTCTCAACAGCCTGCTGTACCGCTACGAGCGTGACCTGCACGATTTCGCGCTGCGGCTGGGCAAGCCGGCCGAGGCGGCACACTGGGCTGCGCTGGCGGCGCAGCGCAAGGCGGCGATGAACAAGTACCTGTGGCGGGCCGACCGCGGCCTGTTCATGGACTACGACACCACGACCGGCCAGCCTTCGGACGATCCTTACCTGACCACCTTCTATCCGCTGTGGGCCGGGCTGGCGACGCCGGCGCAGGCGAAGTCGGTACGCGATCACCTGGCGCTGTTCGAGCGCAAGGGCGGCCTGGCGATGAGCGGAGACGCCAGCGGCGCGCAGTGGGACCAGCCGTTTGGCTGGGCACCGACCAACTGGCTGGCGGTGAAGGGGCTGGACGACTACGGCTTTCACGACGACGCGCGGCGCATCGCCGCGAAGTTCGCCGGCACGGTGGATCGCAGCCTCGCCGCCGACGGCACCATCCGCGAGAAATACAACATGGTCAGCGGCAACGCCGACGTGCGGATCACCGCCGGCTACACCGAGAACGTGATCGGCTTCGGCTGGACCAACGGCGTCTGGCTCAAGCTGCACCAGCTGCTCGACCGCGCGCCGGCGGGCAAGGCCGAAACCGCCACCGTCACGCCCTGA
- a CDS encoding multifunctional CCA addition/repair protein, producing the protein MRIYLVGGAVRDQLLGRPVVDRDHVVVGAQPDELLALGYRAVGKDFPVFLHPDSGEEYALARTERKTGRGYHGFAFHADPTVTLEEDLARRDLTINAIAQDESGALVDPYGGRQDIEARVLRHVSLAFVEDPVRLLRVARFAARFAPLGFTVATETMALMRQMVASGEVDHLVPERVWAETRRALAEARPSAFLRVLRESGALAVLFPEVDALYGVPQRPEFHPEVDTGTHMELVLDAAAAIATGDDLVGYCALCHDLGKALTPADVLPRHIGHEHAGVPLVRALSARLKVPTEHATLAEHVCREHLNAHRALELKPATVLKLLTALDALRRPERLETFLAACWADKRGRLGHEDDPYPAGDYLRQARAAAAAVTAAPFVDDGLRGPAVGAAMDAARISAIGDVKQYNN; encoded by the coding sequence ATGCGTATCTATCTCGTCGGCGGCGCCGTCCGCGACCAGCTGCTCGGTCGGCCCGTGGTCGATCGCGACCATGTCGTGGTCGGCGCGCAGCCGGACGAGCTTCTTGCGCTCGGCTATCGGGCCGTCGGCAAGGACTTCCCTGTCTTCCTGCACCCGGACAGCGGCGAGGAGTACGCACTGGCGCGCACCGAACGAAAGACCGGCCGCGGCTACCACGGCTTCGCCTTCCACGCCGACCCGACGGTGACACTGGAAGAAGATCTGGCCCGGCGCGACCTCACCATCAACGCCATCGCGCAGGACGAGAGCGGCGCCCTGGTCGACCCCTACGGCGGCAGGCAGGACATCGAAGCGCGCGTGCTGCGCCACGTCTCGCTGGCGTTCGTCGAGGATCCGGTGCGCCTGCTGCGCGTGGCGCGCTTCGCTGCGCGCTTCGCACCACTCGGCTTCACCGTGGCCACCGAGACGATGGCGCTGATGCGCCAGATGGTGGCGAGCGGCGAGGTGGACCATCTGGTGCCCGAGCGCGTGTGGGCCGAGACCCGGCGCGCGTTGGCCGAAGCGCGGCCGTCGGCATTTCTGCGCGTGCTGCGCGAGAGCGGCGCGCTGGCGGTCCTGTTTCCCGAGGTGGACGCGCTCTATGGCGTGCCGCAGCGCCCCGAGTTCCATCCGGAGGTCGACACCGGCACCCACATGGAGCTGGTGCTCGACGCGGCCGCCGCGATCGCGACCGGCGACGATCTGGTCGGCTACTGCGCGCTCTGTCACGACCTGGGCAAGGCGCTCACACCGGCCGATGTGCTGCCACGGCACATCGGCCATGAGCACGCCGGCGTACCGCTCGTGCGCGCGCTCTCGGCCAGGCTGAAGGTACCGACCGAACACGCCACGCTCGCCGAACACGTCTGCCGCGAGCACCTCAACGCGCACAGGGCACTGGAGCTCAAGCCAGCGACGGTGCTCAAGCTGCTCACCGCGCTGGACGCCCTGCGCCGACCGGAGCGGCTGGAGACCTTCCTGGCCGCCTGCTGGGCCGACAAGCGCGGGCGACTGGGGCATGAAGACGATCCGTATCCCGCCGGCGATTACCTGCGCCAGGCCCGTGCGGCAGCCGCGGCGGTGACTGCCGCCCCCTTCGTCGACGATGGTCTGCGCGGCCCGGCCGTTGGCGCCGCGATGGATGCCGCGCGCATCAGTGCCATTGGCGATGTGAAACAATATAACAATTGA